The genomic region ATGGGCCCACAGcaacaataaataataaaaaaacccagtatTTAAAGAGGAGGTTCTGATGCCAAGGGTTTAGTGGTGATCAGCAGCACTTCCCCCATGACCAAGAAGGGACAGAAAGGCTTGCCTCCAGCCTCAGTGAGAAAGCACAAGAAGAGCTGGCAGCATCCCTCCTGACTCTTCTGGAGGCCAGCTGAGTCTCAGTGATGCAGCACTCATCTTTGCTGGGCTCTCCCCAGTTCTGCAGAGGCGACAGCTGTAGCAGGGAGCCCTGCAGTCAGAGGTAATTACACCCCATGCCATggcactgctctgcctgcctggggaaCAGCAGAACCCTCCCTTCAATCTCTGCTGTCATTTAGAAAAGCTGTTTCTGCAGCATCCAGCTTGTTTCCTGTCTCTGAGGTGAGTGACCCCTGGACTGGCACAGTCCCtagcccagcagcacagggctcccAGGGTGGTTTGTTTTacagcacaggaggagctgtgccctgctTACACAGGGCAAGGCTCCCACTCCTGTGCCCGCCTGGATCCCTGCCCAGGCTCACCGAAAGCACCTATATTACAGCAGTAGGAGAGTGGCAAATCTAAGAGCCTCAGAGTGCTGAACAGATATGGGGGATTATTTCAACTTCATGGTATCTCAGTGCTGTGCACACACTCCTTGAAGAAATCCCTTAAAACTGTCTGCTTCCAAACAACCTATATACATCACTGGCCCCAAAGACGACACATGATGAAAGGGCCTTACAAAACAAATCCTCACATTTCAGCCAGCAGAGCATCCAAGTGCATGGCCAAGCCAAGACAAACAGAGCACTGCTTTAGCCTGCAAGTGTGTGTACGTGGCTTGCAATGCCCATTGTTGCTCTATCCTAGAGAATGAGTCaccctccccagggctgtgccttgCCCCCGCACGTTTCGCAAGGCTCCTGGCTTTATAACAGCgtggtgctgctcctggcagatTGCTGGGCTGCCTGTGGAGCGAGGAGGCAGCAGCTAATCCTCCTCACCATGATTCTCCTCTTGCAGTATTTCTTCCTGCTGGCCACAGACCTGGTGCTGGCCATGACCCTCTCGTGCCTCTTTTACGCCTTCGCGTGCGTTTCCATCGCGTTTCTGACCTGCTGCGCTATCGCCCTCTCCTTCGGCACTGCCGAGAGGAACGCCGACGTGAAAGGGAGAGCCATCGTCATTCTTGTGTCCAACAGCTCCATTGGCAGGATGTTTGCAAGGAACCTGGACAAAGCAGGTTTCGGGGTGTCTGCTGCACAGTGGTCTGCCCAGAAGGAGAGGACAGTGACACAAGAGTGCCCATCGAACAAGGAGGTAGCCCAGCTGCACCTGACCGAAGATGAGTATCAGAAGACAGTGAAAACCTTCATAGAAAGCCACCTATCCCTGAAAGGTAACCTCTGGGCAAACTTGTGGATTGTGCCTACTGTAGAAATTAAAATGCACAGGATTGTGAGATCGTAGTTCAGCAAatgaggaaggcaggaatgcTTTAGCAAATGGTAATAACACTCTAACTGCAATGCATTTTGTTgtgcaaaacaaaaattttgctttttccaggGGAAAGAGCCTGCTTTGGTGGCTGTGAAAGGCCCCAGCAGACCCCAGTCCCTGAAGGAAGGCAAGGTAGGccaaggaaggagggggagaaggtCCTATCAAGGCACAGAGGGCTGGACTTGCTCtgagaagaaaacacagaaatgaaCAATGGGGAGCAAAGCCCAGACAGTGACCTGAGGTGAAGGAACGTGTCTGATCTTTAACCTCTTCTGGATTAAGAAGGAACCCAGCTGAGCTCCCTCTTGGcttcctggctgctgtgggattCTTAAGAGTCAGGTCAGAGCTTTGTGTGGCAGGCTGGGACAGTGTCCCTGAGCCACGCTGCCATTGTTTCTGTGGGAATACAGGAGCAaaggcagcctgcagagctcaCCTGGGGCAGCACGGGACAAGCGTCCTGCTGAGGGCACTGCTGTGCAATCTGCCCGGCCCTTCCCAGGGGAAGGTGCCAGTGGGAAGGCTGGCTCATGCATGCCCTGCTGAGGCACCCTGGGATCCACgagtccctgtccccacagccatcATTTTACACCTCTTGGGAGTGACACAGAACTCAGCctcagccagcagggctgtACCCTCACTGCCCTCAGGGCTACGGGGTTACAAGGGAAGAGGCCAACCCCTCTCCTCCTCTGTGAGCCCGCCTAAGGGCCCTCTGAGCTGCAaagctccctccttccccatccTGCCTCCCTCCTTCTCCGTCCCTCTGCTCCTTGCTCTCTCTCTGTGGTCTCTCCGAGGCTCCCTTTGGGCtctccccagggcagcctgcTGGGATCTCAGAGAGCACCCACATGTCCCCAGGACAAGTAAGTGCCTTGGTACTGCTGCCCAGCACTGAAAGCTGTCTCTGTGCTcccaggccctgcagaggaAGGACACTTTGGAGGTCAGAGCCCGCCCAGGaagcctcctgccctgcagacgCCCTTGGAGGGGCAGTAGGGACCCcgagcagcacctgcagctgctcaggacACAGCTCCCTCGCAGTGCCCTtctcctcagcagcaccagcagtgcctcGGCtactctgcatggcccaggatGCATCCCCAGCTCACTGCCTGCGTGCAGGCTCCAGAGATGGCTCCCTGCACACCAGCAGTGGGTTCCAGACCGACTGctcagctgcctgcaggagcatTTAGGCTCATTTACCCCAGGAAAATTACTCTGGTAAAACCTTCTTGTGTGGACAGGGCCTAAAAGCTCCCCAAGCTGAGCATCAGCATAATCCTGCTCTGGAAATGAACAACAGAGGCTTTCTTAACCAGTAATGATCTGTGGGAGCTGGTGATTTCTGTGGTCTGTGCTGTTCTAATTAAATGAGGCTCCAGCACAGTGATACCTGTCTTTTTTTACTCTTGACTAGTTTGGTCCCTCTGCTAGTTAAAGGCTCTTGTAGGTGTCATGTTGTTTTGATAGGGTGATCTGTCGTAGGATCCCTGAGGTTTCACATTTAGTATCTCCTGCATAATACTCACATCACAGATGTGGATGTTGAAATGTATTTCCCAAGTGCTGACCCAATTGCATGGTAGATCAAAGCAGTAAGttgggaggggggaaaaaataagagaaaaataaaaagagaaagaaaacctcACTGTTTTCTTGGGTTTATTTGTTAACAGTTTTGAGTGAGTGCCGATATTCATTTTGCAAAATTTACTGTGGTATTTTTGGCATGGGTTAGGTGAACATGAACATCACCACCAACTGACTAATAATGAAAGAATTTAAACCAAATCTAAAGCCTACACTGGTGGGTCCCCACATGCAGTTTGGTCAGCAGGATCTCAACAAGGGCAGGAGAAGAGTTAGTGCTGTagggcagaaccattacatAATCTCCGTCATTTAAAAACTTCTCTTATGCACTTTGTGTGTGCAATTTTTAGTTCCTAAAGAAAGGAACCTTTGCTAgttttttatgggatttggtctttttttttttaattacttgtCCCTATAGGACATTTTTACCATTGTATCTTTGCtattgtaaataaaaatatacttGTTCTATATAATCAAATCTTTTGAAATTCATCCTAAATGCCTTTCAAGGTAACACAGTGAAGACAGAATCCCCCAGTCATGGTTCTCTCTAGAATTAAAATACTTATGATTGCTAAGAAAATATACTTTTCATTCTAGTACAGGCCCAGCAACCCAAATTTTCAGGAAGGCTAGCACCTTTATTTTGCAGTGACTGTACAAGTTAATAAGATGCTACCAGGCCTAAGTGGAATGTAACAAAGACACAGAGAAATGCAACCCAGCCCCCTTCCAAATTCTTCCTTTGCTGCGTGGTAGCTTAGCTTGGTTCATAAAAAGCATTTGGTTCTTCTGCCTTTGGTGCCTTTAGATCAGATATTCAAACTTTCTCAGTGACCAAGAGGTCAAAGAGACAGAGGGAAAAAGATGAGAGAAGGAATTTCCTTGCTCACCTCCAGCAGCTGAGCCTGTACTATCAGATATTGCAAGAGCCCCGGCATCGTGTCCAAGCCCCCTGTGATCTGCTGCTGGTGaaactgctgtgctgggctgctctTTGGGCAGGGTGCCTGGCaatgctggcagctgcctcaCCAATCTCAGGAGTGACTGCAGGGAGGGTGTGCTGggcaaggaggaaaaaagcacaGATGGGCAAGACCCAAGAGACAGCAGCCTGACCTGACTCAGAGAGTTCAGAGAAGCAGAGTGCTCACCTGTTACctgctgcagttcctgctgtcacagctcctcagggctcacctgtcacacagagcagtcaCAGGGTGTGCACAGGATCACACAGCTGGCTGGTTGGGAGGGGCCTTAAAGGCCATCTAGGGCCAACCCcaatggccagggacaccttccactagacctgGCTGCTCAAAGCCCATCGTgcctggccctgaacacttccatgGATGGGGCATCCCCTATAATTCCTCAGGTTCCCAAGGGAGACATGATCCTTGATGTGAGCAATGCCTCACCCTGGACAGCCTTCCTCAGTTCATTCAGATCTCTGCTATGCTGAAGCTGCTTGCAAGAGTTCTGTTGGTTTTCACTGGGTCAGGATTTCATGTCCTGTACCTGGATCTCAGATAAGACCTGACAACTGCTGGATTCTTTGGTGCTTACCATCGTCCatctctgtccctgtctctcAAACAGGAAGGACGATAACTTCTATATAAGCAGAGAAATAACTGATGCAAATTAATAGCATTAATTCCTAAATCATGTTAGGACCCATGTCTGAAACACTCTCTCCCACCACACTGCACCATGGCTTTTCAGACCAGTAGCAAATGCATATTCCAagcctgctctgcaggctccAAAGGGCCTGGCAAGAGCTGCCTGTGCAGACAGCCAGGCCAGTGGGAGATATTGGACTGTCATCCTTGGCCATCTGTCCCCATCTCCGTGTTGCTGTTGGCAAAACAGCTCTCATGACCTCTCCCTGAGTGAGTGCAGATCACCTTATCATTGGATCAGTTTAAATAGGTGTGCTAAGCCCTGTTAATGCAGCTCATTACTTTCCTCTGTGCACCGTGGGACACTGATGCAATCtctgtgagcagggctggcagggcaggcaggccaGCCCGGGCAGGCACAGCTGGTCCTGGTCAGGAGGGtgcccacagctcagggacacgctggcacagctggtcctgtgaggagggtgcccacagctcagggacacgctggcacagctggtcctgtgaggagggtgcccacagctcagggacacactggcacagctggtCCTGGTCAGGAGGGtgcccacagctcagggacacactggcacagctggtcctgtgaggagggtgcccacagctcagggacacactggcacagctggtcctgtgaggagggtgcccacagctcagggac from Agelaius phoeniceus isolate bAgePho1 chromosome 3, bAgePho1.hap1, whole genome shotgun sequence harbors:
- the LOC143693746 gene encoding uncharacterized protein LOC143693746 isoform X2; translation: MILLLQYFFLLATDLVLAMTLSCLFYAFACVSIAFLTCCAIALSFGTAERNADVKGRAIVILVSNSSIGRMFARNLDKAGFGVSAAQWSAQKERTVTQECPSNKEVAQLHLTEDEYQKTVKTFIESHLSLKGMYGQMRKPSILIWDEGAADMRGVPDTKPSWRGTKASKAPRRNCLLHTALCISVLCHPLTCVLTLLKRSPQLLVPLLKPRN
- the LOC143693746 gene encoding uncharacterized protein LOC143693746 isoform X1 translates to MILLLQYFFLLATDLVLAMTLSCLFYAFACVSIAFLTCCAIALSFGTAERNADVKGRAIVILVSNSSIGRMFARNLDKAGFGVSAAQWSAQKERTVTQECPSNKEVAQLHLTEDEYQKTVKTFIESHLSLKGMYGQMRKPSILIWDEGAADMRGVPDTKPSWRGTKASKAPRRNCLLHTAALCISVLCHPLTCVLTLLKRSPQLLVPLLKPRN